The Ostrea edulis chromosome 1, xbOstEdul1.1, whole genome shotgun sequence genomic sequence TTCCATTTAGAGCGAAAATGAAAATGGCTGCTACCAAATATATGGATCATTTGGCCATATCTGAAAATCCACAGGCACATGATTATTCTTATTCTATCAATACATGTGTCAATATATTAAATCCTATATCAAGTGTGTATTGATTTAGATACCACTGAGTTGTTATTCctgattcaaaatttcaactCAGTTCCTTTCAAAACCACATTTAATGTTATAATACATCAGACATGCTTTGGACCAAATTCCTCAGCTACAATACGCAGAGAGGAAGGACAGATCTTATATCTGGCTGGCGTATATGATATATTGGCTTAACGCCCATATACTGTTGGTGATTTTATCTACATTGGCAAAATTGAGTTCCTACAGTCGTGAGATTTCAAGGAGAGGACACAGCAAAATAGATATTGTAATTTCGGCTCCTATTTTTAAACTGTGTCGAATATACAATATTGTTATGGATAAAACAAAAGtaatgataacgaacagtaatccatctcagaaatcctataaagaatacaaaatagagagatgggcaaacacggacccctggacacaccagaggtaggatcaggtgcctgggaggagtaaatatccctGTTGATGGGTCACACTCGCATCGAACCCTTTGTTATGGAAAACGATCACTACTTGCGTtgttttactaatatatctaagacTCGGTCagatatatcaatgaaatatttttatattcccAAAACGTAGATACACGTATACGGCATATGCCAGTAGGGAAGACTTTGATGAATATCCAGACAACAATTTTACCCCTGTAGAATTATCTATATATCAAAGTATTTATTTCCCTAAGTGTATACTGTTTTCTGGATTATCAGAAATCATTTTagataataaagaaaattatttacatttgaAGAATTCGCGAGCGCGTTAATGGCATGCATCACGTAAACAGCATATCGGGgcatacatttcaaaattaaaaatggaGGTAAGTAGCTACTATATTACAATTCTCTGGATCATTCTGTCTACACCATGAATGTGAGAATTCGGATAGGGGGACTACCATCACATTAACAGCCCGCCATTTCAAGATTTGATGGTTCCATGTTGTGCTGTACTTTCTTCTATGCTGGTGTTGACCAGCATGTAGGTAAGTTGTATACTATCAACATTCATTGACTTTGTTCTCATAATTATTCCTCTAAAATCTCTTATTATCAAACGaaaaacagtattttattattgaaaaacaacaacaaaaaacccacaaaaaattatgtaaaataaatGAGAGATTGTACTGATCACTATTTCGATGGTGAAAATAATCTTGAAGATAATAGAAAGTGTATATATCAAATAGACTTGTCGGTGTTTTGCCAGTAATCTCTAAACTTTTTAACGAGCCATTCACATACAACTTTttgaatatttcaaattcattctACACACTTTCATTTTAGATTGCAGATATGGGTATGGAATCCATCTTGCTTAGGAAAATTGGAAGAGGACATTAGATTGGAACAAGTATGTAGGGATCATCCTTATGGATCTCAACAAGGTCTATTGCTATCTCATCCATGATTAGCTTTTTTAAAGCTTTAAAATAAATATGGTTCTGGATAGTTATTCTAGTGATAGATCTCAATGTGTGAAAGTTGGGAAGTTTTCCTACTCCTTTCAACCTATTTTAAGGTGTCCCCCAGGGATCGATACTTGGACCGatactatgcaaggtgaagataacgaacagtgatcaatctcataactcccacaagcaatacaaaatagatagttgggcaaacacggacccccggacacagcagaggtgggatcaggtgcctaggaggagtaagcatcccctgttgaccggtcacacccgccgtgagccctatatcctgatcaggtaaacggagttatccgcagtcaaaatcagtgtgccaagaacggcttaacaaccggtatgaaacacgtcagacagcatttgaccaaatgcgaggttgtattgacgaactagatcgttataacgaccatagaatttgcgaaatgctgacttcaatcgagactgttgaaatccctgtaccatcaacttgtttgtcagtagcttacctcgatttaaaaactgactatacccagaacaagctcttgcatatcgaatcagttgagatatataaacgccatatgcaggtgataatggaatattgctacacaaatatgggaagttgacgatggagaagctgaaatcatcccgtttgtcatacagttgagttgtcagtttgccgttaatgtctactttcaataaaatatctaagtatgaagcagaagtggacgactctgtggtgtcctttatttcgagctcacagggatatatcaaatcgacatatgaatgaaagatatcattgttaataaacaaaacgtcatcgatatatctaaaagtcgaattgaaggtcacagcgagagattttttcttctcacgtagaagtttttgaataaatttttcttcatatgaatataaaaacaggtcagctaacaaaggagcacaattcgtgcccatgggaattccaacaccaaagaccacgaagatattgtcaatgaggaactctagcatattttttatttcaacttcagagtacttgtgcgtggaatcagcgtggtgtttaacaaagtaagtttttgaatgactgatcactagatatggatatttccgttttccgtttttgttgaatgATATGTTTAAATGATATTTATGTCTTTGTTTCTAACCCTTCCATCTGTGATTGTGCCAACGACAACACTATTTCTTATtccaatgataatgtatatgattttttaaaagtcctCTTTTCTTCGAAAATGAAAGCCTATCCGTTTTAAATTGGTTCCATCTCAACAGAATGAAGGCAAATCCTACCACGTTTCAGGCAGTTTCAGGAGGacagaaaaataaagatctagACTTAACTTTTCATAAAGTAGTGAATCTGAACTTAGATTGTTAGGGGTAACTATTGACTTTCAATAATCTTTTTCTTTAATTCCTACATCGCTGAAATTTGTAAGCAACTGAATGTTTCAAAAAGAATAGGACACGGATTTAGCCGATTGCTTCGTTTTATAAACGTTTAGTTATTGTCCTCTTACCTGGCGAATTTGCTCTGAAAAGAATactatgaaaattgaaaacctGCAGAAAAGGGTCCTCCGTTTCATATACCGGTATAATTAGTATACATCTACCTATGATAAATTGCTTTTGAAAATCTCATCTCCCAACCATAAAAGTTATACGCCTGCGTACTCTGGTTATGGAAAATTCCAGTtttacatctctctctctctctctctctctctctctctctcatcataAGATAACATGTTTTCCATTGTAGCATTATATAACTCAAAGAAACTTAGATCCAGATAATTCAAATTTATATGACAATTCGATTTTTTTCAGTGTGGATTTTATCTTTATGGGCAGTGCttaaaatttgacaatatttgaGTAAGCAGAGTctgttttatgttttaaatttgcTGTTCTACAGTTAATAATTAAAAGCAATGTCAAGGGCGTATAATGTTTCGGCTTGCATGCATTTATTTGCAAAATgaacaaataacaaaatatgaaatttaaaaattgaaaaaaaaatctaaagatcAATTATACACTGACGAGATAAAATTCATTACAGAATTCGTTTCGAGGAAAGAGCGGTATTTGTCTTGTCTCATTTAATTGTAAATGTTCtcgaaaatatcaacaaaataaagCAAATGCGTGAATTTTCTTCAACTTTGTAATGCTTACTACAAGATGTTTAAATGcttatcaaaatttaatatcTTCTGAAAGGTGATCAACTCCATACCGATCACGATGAATACACCAGCTTCATATTCAATTCATGAGAGCAACATGCATAAATCCAATTATAGTTCTCAGGAATTAAATTGATTCGCACATCAATATAGTGGAATCATTActcgcaaaatttaatttgtagCTCGGtattaaatgatttgatgatctctactttaaggttgatcgatcctcgtgtgatgtcataggtttttgcaaaaatctttatcaaattaaactttgcgcatgaaagaaatatatatcttcagaggaattttatttacataaaataaaaaatttggtaaactattgatattgaaaagtgtatattttctatagataatcaattctttataattaaaaaaaatgttgtcaagggcaataaatCCTATGCTGatatttcttctactgcatgtctattatgcatgatttccctaatatacacaattaatttatacatatttatgaattaacagttttcttaaacttttgacatttaaaatttttcatttcaacaagattttatctattttaattattctgtacaacgaaaatgtgtgattttctgatgttaacatatacttccggttttttttttatgtctgacatctttaaaaatgtggcaacatacacattttctatggttattgtttaaatttaactatattgaatggaaattaatagagtttttgcacttttaaccattattattgataagtcacatgaggatcgatcgaccttaaCATCACTCTGAAAACTAGTTTAACATCACTCTGAAGAGAGTCTGTTTTAAATCACTTAGCGGTTGCCTCCCTTatatgtgtaacaggaagggagaaaatgcaacggaccacatcgggattcgaacccgggccccctgaattatCAAGTCAGATGCTCTACCATCTGAGCTACCTGGTCACAGGCGATCAAATCCGGCTGATCGCTACACTCCTctctccttaaatgtcttcacaccttaAAGACATCATCCAGGATTTTAATCCTCTGGCAGGccttttcacctgtcagttccaggggctggtctacggcaccaaataaAACAGGAAAGAtagattttaatgaaaatcctggtcacggcaccaaatgttACAGGTAGGGAGGAAATGCAACGAACCAAACCAGGTTTTCTgaattctctagtcaggtgctctagtaactgagctatctggcaaCCAGTGATctaacccggctgaccgctacatatATGACCACTGGGATaattatatgatttatatacACGGAATCTGGAATGATTGATTTGTTAAAAACTTCAAATCTACATGTTGGCAGAGAGAAGTGTGAGCAATTTTGATTGTTATAATTTGAAACAGTATTTCTGATGCATGAAACTATGTCTTCAAGATaggattaattgattgattgaatattgttttatgcccctctcaagaatttttcactcatatagagacgtcaacattgccagtgaagggctgcaaaatttagacctaaaTTCtacgcttacagcctttgagcagggagatatctttaacgtgccacacctgctgtgacaagcacattggtttttgcggtctcatccaaaggaccaccccatttagttgcctcttacgacaagcaaggggtactgaggacctatcctAATCCTGATCCCCATGGGGACCTTTGAGATAGGATGGAACAAGATAATTATAAGCTTTGTACATTGTTAAAAACTTAGAGTGGACTCTTCGTCATTCCAAAGGAAATCCCATCCTGTTTACAGTTATACTGTGTAATGAGTGTCTGGAAGCTATTGAAAGGCCTCGCTGCATATAACTGAAccttttctatttttttcaGTATTGGACTTCATGCATCCAAACTGCATATTCTAGTTGTGGTCTTAGAAAGGAGATATACATTTGAGATAAAAATAATCTCTGAATGCAGTGAATTTAAGCTATTTAAAGTGGCATCTGCtatcattttgtcaccaaaaattgaattcaatgaaattgctctatattatatatttcagtaataataccagtatttaattatttcaaacacttttaacctcaaagcaggtacatgaatgtgtaattttggtgattaaataattattgtcttgcaagacaattaTTCTTCCTCAAACATATTTCTTTATACTCTAAGCCCACGAAAAACAGTAATATTTTATTGCTATATTACtactttgatttattaaatgACCTTTTCCCAGAGAATAAAATTCCGAGTTATTGTTTCATAAATCAATATCCTAATTCACTAAATGATCAATTGTCAGGGGTTACTACTCCAATTTAGTAAATGACCCATTGTCAGAGATTAAtactccaagtgactgaaagaCATGTTATCAGGCATAATACTGAAAAATACTAAATGGATTTTGTCAAGATTGATACTCCCAGTTCACTTAATGATCTGTAATCAAAGATTAATGAAGTTCATTACAGGAAATCTACAAAATCTGCAGTGGAATCCAAAAGAAAGATAAAAACCTTCTTATATATAAGATGTAACagttttaatatatattcacAGATTTGAGTTCATGTGAATAAGTCAAGACTTGCTGTAAGTGGACCATATATTGTGTGCTCATTTACTGACAGGTGGAGGAAATAAGACCTAACAACATCTGTCAGTTTGAAGGCATTGATTTCACATACTAAACATACAATCAAATTTCCATAGTAAGTAGTACCAGTATATTAAAGAGGTATACttcatcatcataatggctgacttccttttaaaatacatgtatgaatgaaaatataaatatcagcaatatttgtctattccttttAAATCTTATTGCccagatataatttttttgggTGCGATATTCCTCCTTAACTGGCCTTAAAACCTGTTAACAGTGTGGTTTGGTCAAGTCATACACACTCTGATACTGTGGAATAGAAGACTCACACTATTATCATTTTCTCATAAATTATAATTGCatcataaaattacaaaataagaCTACACTACCTATAAAATAGCACATTAAATTACTGTATCAGTGTTTATACATGGTAATAATATATCAGTGTGCAACATGTTCAATCCACTCTGTTGCTCATCACACAACCCTTCAAGAATATCTAGGCTATTCTAATGTAAAACACTGTATGGCATCAAAATATGCACATGATGTATTTTGTTTGAACAATCTCCAAATGTATGACTAAattttactctgttccattaaaatgatattttctatattcaaacttgatacaaaatGTTTACTTGTTCTATTATGATTTCAAATCTAGAAGTATAaaaacatatgtacatgtatatacaacatATTTGAATCCCAGTCACTTCATAAATCCATTGTACATACACTTTAATGAGTAACACTTCAaatcttttttgaaaatgtccatAGCACTGTGTATACTTAGTGTGTTTTTTAAAATgccaattttttcttctttttctttggTTCACTCTTCTTTCTTTCTTCATCCTCTAGTTTTCTTTCCAGTGCCTGTCTTCTTAGTAGTTCTGAGTCCTTGGCTGGAGAAGATTCAGTGGAGCTGCTGCCTTTAGTGGGACTTTTCTGTGGAGAATTGTTTGCTGATTTAACAGGACTTCTACCCGTGAGTGATGCTGGGAATCTGTTGGTTTCCCACGAGTTTACAGAGGGTGTGGTCTTTTTATCCTCCATGGACTCTTCTGTGCTATCTGCTGCCTCCGGTCTCATTAAATATGCGTAGCGAGTCATTATTTGTCTGTACAGATCCTGATTATCTTCAGAAAACCCCGATGATCCGAGCTGCTTTACTTCCTGTTCAAATTCTTTTGACATAATCATGTTGTTCTCGAAGGCAGTGCTCACAAACACGGCAGTTTCAATATGCTTTCGAGATGTTTTAGCCCCCTGCGATTTGTAGTCATCAATTTCTTTATCTTTTGCTTCAATAACTTTTACCAATTCTTTATTTCGACGAGTTAATTCTCCTACCATACCCAACAATGGTACATTGAAGTTATCGGAAATCATTTCATGATCAGCTGTCTCGCATTGAAACTGCCAGACAAAAGCCATCCCAGCCATTTCTGAATCGACGTTTATAACAAGCTTACTTTTTTTCGGCGACACCGATAGCcttgttttatttgattgattCTCCAGACAGATTTGTATTTCATCCAATATTCTCGTTGGTGTTGCCTTTACACTAGGATTAAGAGCTACAGTTCTTTCTTCCAAATCCTCTCCCTCAAGTTGCTCAAACCAAAAGTTCACGTTGTCTGTGATCAGCAGTTCATAAGATGAGTGTGTATATTTGCATTTGAATAAGTACAGTTGATGGACAATGGTAATAGGTTGCCACGGACATGCTTTTAAATCTGGTTTCCATTTTCTTCTCCACTCCACTTCTGACATCTTTGCAAATTTACTTTCGTTTAACTATTATATAAAGCTAGCATCGATAGTCTCGTAAATAAGGGTGGCCTATTTTCCGGAATGAACAAAATActtcatttatttattagataatTGTATTCCAAAAGCATTACTCAATATACATTCAGTGAAATACAGGCATAAAATATTATTAGATGATATttaagtaaaatatttcaaaacattttttccatATAATGTTTTACAATACTGACATTAGTCATAGCTAAAATTTTGCATAATGG encodes the following:
- the LOC125658728 gene encoding non-homologous end-joining factor 1-like, giving the protein MSEVEWRRKWKPDLKACPWQPITIVHQLYLFKCKYTHSSYELLITDNVNFWFEQLEGEDLEERTVALNPSVKATPTRILDEIQICLENQSNKTRLSVSPKKSKLVINVDSEMAGMAFVWQFQCETADHEMISDNFNVPLLGMVGELTRRNKELVKVIEAKDKEIDDYKSQGAKTSRKHIETAVFVSTAFENNMIMSKEFEQEVKQLGSSGFSEDNQDLYRQIMTRYAYLMRPEAADSTEESMEDKKTTPSVNSWETNRFPASLTGRSPVKSANNSPQKSPTKGSSSTESSPAKDSELLRRQALERKLEDEERKKSEPKKKKKKLAF